From the genome of Hymenobacter sp. PAMC 26628, one region includes:
- a CDS encoding SDR family oxidoreductase, with amino-acid sequence MNLANNTILLTGGATGIGLALAKRLQAAGSQVIAVGRRADKLYEAQQQVPGLLTYQADLAQPAERVALAEWVQREHPALNVLINNAGIQNRVAVAELAASPGAWENARAELAINLDAPIHLTALLLKHLQDRPGATVLNVSSGLAFVPLAMVPIYCATKAARTPLRSRCATRPLSWG; translated from the coding sequence ATGAATTTAGCTAACAACACCATCTTGCTCACGGGCGGAGCCACGGGCATTGGCCTGGCTCTGGCCAAGCGCCTGCAAGCCGCCGGCAGCCAGGTCATTGCCGTGGGCCGCCGGGCCGATAAGCTTTACGAGGCGCAGCAACAGGTGCCCGGCCTGCTCACCTACCAGGCTGACCTGGCCCAGCCCGCCGAGCGGGTGGCCCTGGCCGAATGGGTGCAACGGGAACATCCGGCCCTAAACGTGCTGATTAATAATGCCGGTATCCAGAACCGCGTCGCCGTGGCGGAGTTAGCGGCCTCGCCCGGGGCCTGGGAAAACGCGCGCGCCGAACTCGCCATCAACCTCGACGCGCCGATTCACCTCACAGCGCTCCTGCTGAAGCACCTACAGGACCGGCCGGGGGCCACGGTGCTCAACGTGTCTTCGGGCCTAGCGTTCGTACCCTTGGCCATGGTGCCCATCTATTGCGCGACGAAGGCTGCCCGCACTCCTTTACGCTCTCGCTGCGCTACGAGGCCGCTAAGCTGGGGGTGA
- a CDS encoding EthD domain-containing protein translates to MIKFTILLRKRADLSHEEFVQYHKTQHAPLFMSLPEVQQYVRRYVQGHTQPLDLPGLPAPAYDGTTELWFDSAEDIAKVFTAPRYMEIIRPDEAKFLDLHGCGFLVLAENPVFEGVAH, encoded by the coding sequence ATGATAAAATTCACCATCCTGTTGCGCAAGCGCGCCGACCTTAGCCACGAGGAGTTCGTGCAGTACCATAAAACGCAGCACGCCCCGCTTTTTATGTCGCTGCCGGAAGTGCAGCAGTACGTGCGTCGCTACGTGCAAGGCCACACCCAGCCCCTCGATTTGCCCGGCCTACCGGCCCCCGCCTACGATGGCACCACGGAGCTGTGGTTTGACTCCGCGGAGGATATCGCCAAAGTATTTACCGCCCCACGCTATATGGAAATCATCCGCCCGGACGAGGCCAAATTCCTCGACCTGCATGGGTGCGGTTTTTTAGTGCTGGCCGAAAACCCGGTATTTGAGGGGGTAGCCCACTAG
- a CDS encoding AraC family transcriptional regulator, translating into MDQNTRLSAAGGPAQRVSTSIAPEQFVPDHLFLYILAGELRVYDGSQRLTLRTGDYYLVRKNRLVRYDPASAGADCEMTFFCFEEKFLQSFQAKHQTAAKKTRHSDTFVPINQQEIIPAFIRSLPHYWDASGKIADVFADVKYEELLLILLQNQPELADILFDYGLPGKISLDKFMNRNFTFNVGLPRFAFLTGRSLSAFKRDFQAIFNQTPSRWLVQKRLQEAYFLLAEKNQKPSEIYFDLGFKDLSHFSFAFKNRFGLAPSALIKKKHMK; encoded by the coding sequence ATGGACCAGAATACCAGGCTGAGCGCAGCCGGGGGCCCCGCGCAGCGGGTCAGCACGTCCATCGCGCCGGAGCAATTCGTGCCCGACCACCTGTTTTTGTATATTTTAGCCGGCGAGCTGCGAGTGTACGATGGCAGCCAGCGCCTAACGCTCCGAACGGGCGATTACTACCTGGTGCGCAAAAACCGCCTGGTGCGCTACGACCCGGCAAGCGCGGGTGCCGACTGCGAAATGACGTTCTTCTGTTTTGAGGAAAAATTTCTTCAATCGTTTCAGGCGAAGCACCAAACAGCGGCGAAAAAAACCAGGCACTCCGACACCTTCGTGCCGATAAACCAGCAGGAAATCATCCCCGCTTTTATTCGTTCGCTCCCGCACTACTGGGACGCTTCCGGGAAAATAGCCGACGTATTCGCCGACGTGAAATACGAAGAACTCCTACTGATTCTGTTGCAAAATCAGCCGGAACTCGCGGACATCCTGTTCGACTATGGACTACCGGGGAAAATCAGCTTGGATAAGTTCATGAACCGGAATTTTACCTTCAATGTCGGCCTGCCGCGATTCGCTTTTCTAACGGGGCGCAGCCTATCGGCTTTCAAACGGGACTTTCAAGCGATTTTCAACCAAACCCCCAGCCGCTGGCTGGTGCAAAAACGCTTGCAGGAAGCGTATTTTCTGCTTGCTGAAAAAAACCAAAAGCCTTCGGAGATTTATTTTGACCTGGGCTTTAAGGATTTATCTCATTTCTCGTTTGCCTTCAAAAACAGGTTCGGTCTGGCCCCGTCTGCGCTTATCAAAAAGAAGCATATGAAGTAG